One Arthrobacter sp. StoSoilB20 DNA segment encodes these proteins:
- the dxs gene encoding 1-deoxy-D-xylulose-5-phosphate synthase, whose translation MGLLETVKDPQDLAKLSGTELEQLAGEIREFLITNVAATGGHLGPNLGVVELTLAVHRIFESPRDSIVFDTGHQSYVHKLLTGRQDFSTLRQQGGLSGYPERAESEHDIVESSHASSSLSWADGISRARQLTGEGDRFVVAVVGDGALTGGMTWEAINNIAADKRRRVVIVVNDNGRSYAPTVGGFADYLASLRPTIDSLRTTPAYERMLDWWKKKLQDGGPAGQFTYKSLHAMKKGIKDWWAPQGMFEDLGMKYIGPVDGHSLQAMENALSTAKAYGGPVIVHAMTEKGHGYAPALANEADQFHAVGIIDPETGESTEMPGARSWTSVFAEEIADIADERQDIVGITGAMLIPVGLHKFAERHPERVIDVGIAEQHALTSAAGMAFGGLHPVVAVYATFLNRAFDQLLMDVALHKAGVTIVLDRAGVTGPDGPSHHGMWDMAMVQIVPGLHLAAPRDATRLREELREAVAIDDAPTVVRFSKGSVGSEVEAIERLHDGVDILARRPEGSTENDVLIVSVGAMSELALDVAGRLGAQGISSTVVDPRWLLPVRKSIIALAARHRLVICIEDGVRAGGVGSRIRQEMRAAGVDTALNEVGLPVEFLVHGSRSQVLERVGLTAQKITHDVVAQVLGTKVPFARPLPGQEHPTTGSLPTL comes from the coding sequence TTGGGACTTTTGGAAACCGTCAAGGATCCACAGGACCTGGCCAAACTGTCCGGCACCGAGCTGGAACAACTGGCTGGCGAAATCAGGGAATTCCTGATCACCAACGTAGCCGCGACAGGCGGACACCTGGGCCCGAACCTGGGTGTTGTTGAACTTACCTTGGCTGTCCATCGGATCTTCGAGTCCCCGCGCGACAGCATCGTCTTCGACACCGGACACCAGTCCTATGTGCACAAGCTGCTCACCGGCCGCCAGGATTTCAGCACCCTCCGCCAGCAGGGCGGGCTCTCCGGCTATCCAGAGCGCGCCGAATCAGAGCATGACATTGTGGAGAGCTCCCACGCCTCATCCTCCCTGTCCTGGGCCGACGGCATTTCGCGTGCCCGCCAGCTGACCGGCGAAGGTGACCGGTTCGTCGTCGCCGTTGTTGGTGATGGCGCGCTCACAGGTGGCATGACCTGGGAAGCCATCAACAACATTGCCGCCGACAAGCGTCGCCGTGTTGTCATTGTGGTCAATGACAACGGGCGCTCCTACGCACCTACTGTCGGCGGCTTTGCCGATTACCTCGCTTCACTGCGCCCCACCATTGACTCCTTGCGCACCACTCCGGCCTATGAGCGGATGCTGGACTGGTGGAAGAAAAAGCTCCAGGACGGCGGACCTGCCGGGCAATTCACCTACAAGAGCCTGCACGCCATGAAGAAGGGCATCAAGGACTGGTGGGCGCCCCAGGGCATGTTCGAGGACCTGGGGATGAAGTACATCGGTCCAGTGGATGGCCATAGCCTCCAGGCCATGGAGAACGCGCTGAGCACCGCCAAAGCGTACGGCGGTCCGGTGATCGTGCACGCGATGACCGAGAAGGGCCACGGCTACGCCCCGGCCCTGGCCAACGAGGCCGACCAGTTCCATGCCGTGGGAATCATCGATCCCGAAACGGGTGAGTCCACTGAGATGCCAGGTGCAAGGTCCTGGACCTCGGTATTCGCAGAAGAGATCGCGGACATAGCCGACGAGCGCCAGGACATTGTGGGGATCACGGGGGCCATGCTCATCCCCGTGGGGCTGCACAAGTTCGCCGAGCGCCACCCCGAGCGGGTCATTGATGTCGGTATCGCAGAGCAGCATGCGCTCACGTCAGCTGCAGGCATGGCCTTCGGCGGACTGCATCCGGTAGTGGCCGTGTATGCCACTTTCCTCAACCGGGCCTTTGACCAGCTCCTGATGGACGTCGCCCTGCACAAGGCCGGCGTCACGATTGTCCTGGACAGGGCCGGCGTCACCGGCCCGGACGGCCCCAGCCACCACGGTATGTGGGACATGGCCATGGTCCAGATCGTCCCGGGTCTTCACCTGGCCGCCCCCCGCGACGCCACGAGGCTCCGGGAAGAACTGCGGGAGGCCGTTGCAATTGACGACGCCCCCACGGTGGTGCGTTTCTCCAAGGGCAGTGTCGGGTCAGAGGTCGAAGCGATCGAGCGGCTCCACGACGGCGTCGACATCCTTGCCCGTCGTCCCGAGGGGTCCACCGAAAACGATGTCCTGATTGTCAGCGTCGGTGCAATGTCCGAACTCGCCCTGGATGTAGCAGGCAGGCTGGGGGCCCAAGGCATCAGTTCCACGGTGGTGGACCCCCGCTGGCTCCTTCCCGTGCGGAAATCGATCATTGCCCTGGCTGCCCGGCATCGCCTGGTCATTTGCATCGAGGACGGTGTGCGGGCCGGCGGCGTCGGTTCCCGCATCCGGCAGGAAATGCGCGCCGCGGGGGTGGACACGGCCCTCAACGAAGTCGGTTTGCCGGTGGAGTTCCTTGTGCACGGCTCGCGGAGCCAGGTCCTGGAGCGCGTTGGGCTGACGGCCCAGAAGATCACGCACGACGTCGTAGCGCAGGTTTTGGGGACAAAGGTCCCCTTTGCCAGGCCCCTTCCAGGTCAGGAACATCCCACCACCGGCAGTCTGCCCACGTTGTGA
- a CDS encoding aldo/keto reductase, which translates to MTEYRRLGHSGLTVSAVGLGCNNLGRANTPTESQEGTDAVVHAAIEAGVTFFDVADVYGREPGLSETMLGKALKGKRDDVVIGTKFGMDMQGVNGNDFGARGSRRYIVKAVEASLRRLDTEWIDLYQFHTPDALTPIEETLAALDDLVTEGKVRYIGHSNFAGWQIAEAEYVGRQAGGARFISTQNHYNLLDRRAELEVLPAAGAFSLGVLPYFPLANGLLTGKYSAGKAPEGTRLSHTRTNLVHDADWDQLGRFGQFAKERDITELQLAFSWLAAQPGVSSVIAGATRPEQIRQNAEAVCWVPTPEDRAELDGIFPQAPKVALF; encoded by the coding sequence ATGACTGAATACCGACGCCTTGGCCATTCCGGACTGACAGTCTCAGCTGTAGGGCTGGGCTGTAACAATTTGGGCCGCGCCAATACGCCCACCGAGTCCCAGGAAGGCACGGACGCCGTTGTCCATGCTGCGATTGAGGCCGGTGTGACGTTCTTTGATGTTGCCGACGTCTACGGACGCGAGCCCGGACTGAGCGAGACCATGTTGGGCAAAGCCCTCAAGGGCAAGCGCGATGACGTCGTCATCGGCACCAAGTTCGGCATGGACATGCAAGGGGTCAATGGAAATGATTTTGGAGCCCGTGGTTCACGCCGCTACATCGTCAAGGCCGTCGAAGCATCGCTCCGGCGACTGGATACGGAGTGGATCGATCTTTACCAGTTCCACACCCCAGACGCGCTGACCCCCATCGAAGAGACGCTCGCGGCGCTCGATGACCTGGTGACCGAAGGCAAGGTCCGCTATATAGGACACTCGAACTTCGCTGGCTGGCAGATCGCCGAAGCCGAGTATGTTGGCCGTCAGGCCGGCGGTGCGCGCTTCATTTCCACCCAGAACCATTACAACCTGCTGGATCGCCGTGCTGAACTGGAGGTTCTTCCCGCCGCTGGTGCCTTCTCCCTGGGCGTGCTCCCGTATTTCCCCCTTGCCAATGGACTGCTCACGGGCAAATACTCCGCTGGAAAGGCGCCCGAAGGAACCCGGCTTAGCCACACGCGCACCAACCTGGTTCATGACGCCGACTGGGACCAGTTGGGCCGCTTTGGACAATTCGCCAAGGAGCGGGACATCACTGAATTGCAGTTGGCGTTCTCCTGGCTGGCAGCACAGCCCGGCGTAAGCAGCGTCATTGCCGGCGCCACGCGTCCGGAGCAGATCCGCCAGAATGCCGAAGCGGTGTGCTGGGTTCCCACTCCGGAAGACCGCGCGGAATTGGACGGGATCTTCCCGCAGGCTCCGAAAGTGGCACTGTTTTAG
- a CDS encoding acetyl-CoA C-acyltransferase, with product MSPSRSAQRTVRDVVFVDGVRTPFGKAGDKGIYAGTRADDLVVKCIRELMRRNPSLPAERVDEVAIAATTQTGDQGLTIGRTAALLAGLPRTVPGFAIDRMCAGAMTAVTTTASGIGFGAYDVVIAGGVEHMGNHPMGAGADPNPRFMSERLVDPAALNMGNTAENLHDRFPAITKDRTDAYAAASQAKLAAAYANEQIQHDLVPVATMKPGQGWALHTTDEPPRPGTTVADLAELRTPFRAHGRVTAGNAAGLNDGATAAVLASADAAEELGLSVKMRLVSYAFAGVEPEVMGIGPVPATEKALKNAGLGIEDIGLFEINEAFAVQVLSFLDHFGIADEDPRVNRYGGAIAVGHPLASSGVRLMNQLARQFEEDPTVRYGITTMCIGLGMGATVIWENPHHADYASSTADTATTEGAAA from the coding sequence ATGAGTCCATCACGCAGCGCCCAGAGGACCGTCCGGGATGTCGTCTTCGTGGACGGAGTCCGCACGCCCTTCGGCAAGGCCGGCGATAAGGGAATCTACGCTGGCACCAGGGCCGATGACCTCGTGGTGAAGTGCATCCGCGAACTGATGCGCCGCAACCCGTCACTGCCTGCCGAACGTGTGGACGAAGTAGCGATTGCCGCCACCACCCAAACCGGCGACCAAGGCCTCACCATCGGGCGCACTGCCGCTTTGCTGGCAGGTCTTCCGCGCACAGTGCCCGGCTTCGCGATCGACCGCATGTGTGCAGGTGCCATGACGGCAGTAACGACGACGGCGAGCGGCATCGGCTTTGGCGCTTATGACGTGGTCATCGCCGGCGGCGTCGAACACATGGGCAACCACCCCATGGGCGCAGGAGCTGACCCCAACCCCCGGTTCATGTCCGAGCGCTTGGTGGACCCGGCCGCCCTGAACATGGGTAACACGGCGGAGAACCTGCACGACCGTTTTCCGGCCATCACCAAGGACCGCACCGATGCTTACGCTGCGGCTTCACAAGCCAAGCTCGCCGCAGCCTACGCCAACGAACAAATCCAGCACGACCTCGTCCCCGTGGCCACCATGAAACCGGGCCAAGGCTGGGCGCTTCACACCACCGACGAACCCCCGCGCCCAGGAACCACGGTGGCGGACCTTGCCGAACTCCGCACCCCGTTCCGTGCCCACGGCCGTGTCACCGCAGGCAACGCCGCAGGACTCAACGACGGCGCCACGGCTGCCGTCCTCGCCTCTGCCGACGCTGCGGAGGAACTGGGCTTGTCAGTGAAGATGCGGCTCGTTTCTTACGCCTTCGCCGGCGTCGAACCTGAGGTCATGGGCATCGGCCCCGTCCCGGCCACGGAAAAGGCCCTGAAGAACGCCGGACTGGGCATCGAAGACATCGGGCTCTTCGAGATCAACGAGGCCTTTGCCGTCCAGGTGCTCAGCTTCCTGGACCATTTCGGCATCGCAGACGAGGACCCCCGCGTCAACCGCTATGGCGGGGCGATCGCCGTCGGACATCCCCTGGCTTCCTCAGGTGTCCGGCTGATGAACCAGCTGGCCAGGCAATTCGAGGAAGATCCCACAGTGCGTTATGGCATCACCACCATGTGCATCGGCCTGGGCATGGGTGCCACAGTGATCTGGGAGAACCCGCACCACGCCGACTACGCTTCCTCCACCGCTGATACCGCCACCACCGAAGGAGCCGCCGCATGA
- a CDS encoding 3-hydroxyacyl-CoA dehydrogenase NAD-binding domain-containing protein has product MSAAEFQKLAALFPDEVRTHSYVQDIQLPGGAGTFALITLDNGLDHSKPTTLGPNTLVELGGVLDALKERASKGEIVGVGVTGKPYFLVAGADLSAVKTLKEREHGLWMAELGHAVYNTLANLGVPSFAFINGLALGGGLEIALQSTYRTVSTGAGALALPEAFIGLVPGWGGVYILPRLIGPENAVKVMIENPLSNNRTLTGPQAFELGVADAMFEPADFVEQSIAWAAKVISGAVTPERKNSVDAGDDTVAGRWADAVAAGRAFVESKTSNASPAPAKVLDVMEANRTMTQAESAALECETLAGLMQTDEFRSTVYAFLDLVQKRSKRPAGAPDRKLARPVTKIGVVGAGLMASQLALLFARQLKVPVVMTDIDQARVDKGVAYVHAEVDKMLAKKRIKPDAANRTKALVTGSVSKEAFADADFVIEAVFEELHVKKQVFAEVEAIVSPECILATNTSSLSVTAMAEDLKNPERLVGFHFFNPVAVMPLLEIVRAPKTDDAVLATAFELAKGLKKTAVLVKDAAAFVVNRILLRLMGEVIAAFDEGTPADVADNALRPMGLPMSPFTLAAMVGLPVAQHVQESLHSAFGERFPVSQNLQKLIDNGVKTLWIPGSEGKPVIPAETLAILSFGNTPSTGEEVLRRTQDALAEEIGLMLEEGVVAGPEDIDLCVIMGAGWPMFLGGITPYLDRVGASERVNGKRFLAPGIASAPA; this is encoded by the coding sequence ATGAGCGCCGCCGAATTCCAGAAGCTCGCCGCCCTTTTCCCTGATGAAGTCCGCACCCACTCCTACGTGCAGGACATCCAGCTGCCAGGTGGCGCAGGAACCTTCGCGCTGATCACCCTGGATAACGGCCTGGACCACTCCAAACCGACCACGCTGGGCCCCAACACGCTTGTTGAACTGGGCGGCGTCCTGGACGCCCTCAAGGAGCGCGCCTCGAAGGGTGAGATCGTCGGCGTCGGCGTCACCGGCAAGCCGTACTTCCTGGTGGCCGGCGCGGACCTGTCTGCGGTCAAAACGCTCAAGGAGCGCGAGCACGGCCTCTGGATGGCAGAGCTTGGCCATGCCGTTTATAACACCCTGGCCAACCTTGGCGTTCCCAGCTTCGCCTTCATCAACGGCCTCGCCTTGGGCGGTGGCCTCGAAATCGCCCTGCAGTCCACGTACCGGACGGTCTCCACGGGCGCCGGCGCCTTGGCCCTGCCCGAAGCGTTCATCGGCTTGGTCCCGGGTTGGGGCGGGGTCTACATCCTGCCTCGCCTCATTGGCCCGGAAAACGCCGTCAAGGTCATGATCGAGAATCCCCTCAGCAACAACCGGACCCTCACCGGCCCGCAGGCCTTCGAGCTCGGTGTAGCTGATGCCATGTTCGAGCCCGCCGACTTCGTCGAACAGTCAATCGCATGGGCCGCCAAGGTCATCTCCGGTGCCGTAACACCGGAGCGGAAGAACTCCGTGGATGCCGGCGATGACACCGTCGCCGGCCGCTGGGCAGACGCTGTGGCCGCTGGACGTGCCTTTGTGGAGTCCAAGACCTCAAACGCTTCCCCTGCCCCGGCAAAGGTCCTGGATGTCATGGAGGCCAACCGCACCATGACGCAGGCCGAATCGGCCGCCCTCGAGTGTGAGACCCTGGCGGGCCTCATGCAAACCGACGAGTTCCGGTCCACGGTGTACGCATTCCTGGACCTCGTCCAGAAGCGCTCCAAGCGTCCTGCCGGCGCCCCTGACCGCAAGCTTGCCCGACCGGTCACCAAGATCGGCGTGGTGGGTGCAGGGCTCATGGCAAGCCAACTGGCGTTGCTGTTCGCCCGGCAACTGAAAGTCCCCGTGGTCATGACGGACATCGACCAGGCACGGGTGGATAAGGGCGTGGCCTACGTCCATGCCGAAGTCGACAAGATGCTGGCGAAAAAGAGGATCAAACCCGACGCCGCCAACAGGACCAAGGCATTGGTCACAGGCTCGGTCTCCAAGGAAGCCTTCGCAGACGCTGATTTTGTCATCGAGGCAGTCTTCGAGGAACTCCACGTCAAGAAGCAGGTCTTCGCGGAGGTTGAAGCAATTGTTTCCCCCGAATGCATCCTGGCCACCAACACATCCTCGCTGTCCGTCACTGCGATGGCCGAGGACCTGAAGAACCCGGAACGACTGGTGGGCTTCCACTTCTTCAACCCGGTGGCTGTCATGCCGCTCCTGGAGATAGTGCGGGCACCCAAGACAGACGACGCTGTGCTGGCCACCGCGTTCGAGCTCGCCAAGGGACTCAAGAAGACGGCCGTGCTGGTCAAGGACGCTGCAGCCTTTGTGGTCAACCGCATCCTGCTGCGCCTCATGGGTGAAGTCATCGCAGCCTTTGACGAAGGAACTCCTGCCGACGTCGCTGACAACGCCCTCCGTCCCATGGGCCTGCCGATGTCACCGTTTACTTTGGCTGCCATGGTTGGCCTCCCGGTTGCCCAGCATGTCCAGGAGTCCCTGCACAGCGCATTCGGTGAGCGGTTCCCCGTCTCGCAGAACCTGCAGAAGCTCATCGACAACGGAGTCAAGACCCTGTGGATTCCCGGCTCCGAGGGCAAGCCCGTCATTCCGGCTGAAACCCTTGCCATCCTGTCTTTCGGGAACACGCCGTCCACCGGCGAAGAAGTCCTTCGACGCACGCAGGATGCTTTGGCAGAGGAAATCGGGCTCATGCTCGAAGAAGGCGTCGTGGCAGGACCGGAAGACATCGACCTCTGCGTCATCATGGGCGCCGGCTGGCCGATGTTCCTCGGTGGCATCACACCATACCTGGACCGTGTAGGCGCTTCCGAACGTGTCAACGGGAAGCGGTTCCTGGCGCCCGGGATTGCCTCGGCACCGGCTTAG
- the acnA gene encoding aconitate hydratase AcnA, translated as MSTVDSFGSKGVLNVAGTDYEIFRLNSVEGADSLPFSLKVLLENLLRTEDGANITADHVRALAGWDPNAEPDTEIQFTPARVIMQDFTGVPCVVDLATMREAVKELGGDPKRVNPLAPAEMVIDHSVQIDAFGNSGALERNMEIEYQRNGERYQFLRWGQTAFDDFKVVPPGTGIVHQVNIEYLARTVMTREVDGVLRAYPDTCVGTDSHTTMVNGLGILGWGVGGIEAEAAMLGQPVSMLIPRVVGFKLKGSIPAGATATDVVLTITEMLRKHGVVGKFVEFYGEGVAAVPLANRATIGNMSPEFGSTAAMFPIDDVTLDYLRLTGRSEANVALVEAYSKEQGLWHNPSRELRFSEFLELDLSTVVPSISGPKRPQDRIELTDAKEQFRKDIHNYVAIEDGSVDEALDESFPASDAPSFTHADSHTTETDRVYSAANGAHGRPSSPVKVTTADGREFELDHGAVSIASITSCTNTSNPSVMLAAALLARNAVDKGLTSKPWVKTSVAPGSKVVTDYYEKSGLTPYLEKLGFYIVGYGCATCIGNSGPLEPEISEAIQANDLSVTAVLSGNRNFEGRINPDVKMNYLASPPLVIAYALAGSMDFDFDADALGTDSEGNEVFLKDIWPNPTEVQEVIDSSIDEAMFAKGYEGVFDGDDRWKALDTPAGDTFAWAEDSTYVRKPPYFEGMKAQPDPVKDIAGARVLLKLGDSVTTDHISPAGSFKSDTPAGQYLLANGVERKDFNSYGSRRGNHEVMIRGTFANIRIKNQLLDGVEGGFTRDFSQEGAPQAYVYDAAQNYQAAGTPLVVLAGKEYGSGSSRDWAAKGTALLGVKAVVAESYERIHRSNLIGMGVLPLQYPAGESAATLGLTGTETFAVEGVTELNNGTTPKTLKVTATAEDGTSKSFDAVLRIDTPGEADYYRNGGILQYVLRQISA; from the coding sequence ATGAGCACTGTGGACAGCTTCGGTTCCAAAGGCGTACTGAATGTAGCCGGCACCGATTATGAAATTTTCCGGTTGAACTCCGTAGAGGGCGCAGACAGCCTTCCGTTCAGCCTTAAGGTATTGCTTGAAAACCTCCTGCGGACTGAGGATGGCGCCAATATTACGGCGGACCATGTCCGCGCCCTGGCCGGTTGGGATCCCAATGCGGAGCCCGACACGGAAATCCAGTTCACCCCCGCCCGCGTCATCATGCAGGACTTCACCGGCGTTCCCTGCGTTGTTGACCTCGCCACCATGCGCGAAGCAGTCAAGGAACTCGGCGGCGATCCCAAGCGCGTCAACCCCTTGGCACCTGCAGAAATGGTCATCGACCACTCCGTCCAGATCGACGCCTTCGGTAACTCCGGCGCCCTGGAGCGCAACATGGAGATCGAGTACCAGCGCAACGGCGAGCGTTACCAGTTCCTTCGCTGGGGCCAGACCGCATTCGACGACTTCAAGGTAGTTCCCCCGGGAACCGGCATTGTCCACCAGGTCAACATCGAATACCTGGCACGCACCGTCATGACCCGCGAAGTGGACGGCGTTCTGCGCGCTTACCCCGACACCTGCGTCGGCACTGACTCACACACCACCATGGTCAACGGCCTGGGCATCCTGGGTTGGGGCGTTGGCGGCATCGAAGCCGAGGCCGCAATGCTCGGCCAGCCTGTCTCCATGCTGATTCCCCGTGTTGTGGGCTTCAAGCTCAAGGGCAGCATCCCGGCCGGTGCTACCGCCACCGACGTGGTCCTGACCATCACCGAAATGCTGCGCAAGCACGGCGTTGTTGGCAAGTTCGTTGAGTTCTACGGCGAAGGCGTCGCCGCTGTGCCGCTGGCCAACCGCGCCACCATCGGCAACATGAGCCCGGAATTCGGTTCCACCGCTGCCATGTTCCCGATCGATGACGTCACACTGGACTACCTGCGCCTGACGGGCCGTTCCGAGGCGAACGTCGCCCTCGTGGAGGCCTACAGCAAGGAACAGGGCCTCTGGCACAACCCCTCCCGCGAACTTCGTTTCTCCGAGTTCCTTGAGCTGGACCTGTCCACCGTTGTTCCTTCCATCTCCGGTCCCAAGCGTCCCCAAGACCGCATTGAACTCACCGATGCCAAGGAACAGTTCCGCAAGGACATCCACAACTACGTCGCCATCGAAGACGGCAGCGTGGACGAGGCACTGGACGAATCGTTCCCGGCTTCGGACGCACCGTCGTTCACCCATGCTGACTCGCACACCACGGAGACGGACCGCGTCTACTCCGCCGCCAACGGTGCGCACGGCCGCCCGTCCTCGCCTGTCAAGGTCACCACGGCCGACGGCCGCGAGTTCGAGCTGGACCACGGCGCAGTATCGATCGCCTCGATCACGTCCTGCACCAACACGTCCAACCCTTCCGTCATGCTCGCTGCTGCCCTCCTGGCACGCAACGCAGTTGACAAGGGCCTGACGTCCAAGCCGTGGGTCAAGACCTCCGTCGCCCCCGGTTCCAAGGTGGTCACCGACTACTACGAGAAGTCGGGCCTCACCCCGTACCTTGAGAAGCTTGGCTTCTACATTGTTGGTTACGGCTGCGCCACCTGCATCGGTAACTCCGGCCCGCTTGAGCCGGAAATCTCCGAGGCAATCCAGGCCAACGACCTCTCCGTTACGGCAGTCCTCTCCGGTAACCGCAACTTCGAAGGCCGCATCAACCCGGACGTGAAGATGAACTACCTGGCTTCGCCGCCGTTGGTCATCGCCTACGCACTGGCCGGCTCCATGGACTTTGACTTCGACGCCGATGCCCTGGGCACCGACTCCGAAGGCAACGAGGTCTTCCTGAAGGACATCTGGCCGAACCCCACCGAGGTGCAGGAAGTCATTGACTCCTCCATCGATGAGGCAATGTTCGCCAAGGGTTACGAGGGCGTTTTCGACGGCGACGACCGGTGGAAGGCACTGGACACCCCGGCCGGTGACACGTTCGCCTGGGCCGAGGATTCCACGTACGTGCGGAAGCCCCCGTACTTCGAGGGCATGAAGGCACAGCCGGATCCCGTCAAGGACATTGCCGGTGCCCGCGTGCTCCTCAAGCTTGGCGATTCGGTCACCACCGACCACATCTCCCCGGCCGGCTCGTTCAAGTCGGACACCCCGGCGGGCCAGTACCTCCTGGCCAACGGCGTGGAGCGCAAGGACTTCAACTCCTACGGTTCGCGCCGTGGCAACCACGAAGTGATGATCCGCGGTACGTTCGCGAACATCCGTATCAAGAACCAGCTCCTGGATGGCGTTGAGGGTGGCTTCACCCGCGACTTCAGCCAGGAAGGTGCACCGCAGGCTTACGTCTACGATGCCGCCCAGAACTACCAGGCTGCGGGAACGCCGCTGGTGGTCCTGGCAGGTAAGGAATACGGTTCGGGTTCATCCCGTGACTGGGCAGCCAAGGGCACTGCGCTCCTCGGGGTCAAGGCCGTTGTTGCTGAGAGCTACGAGCGCATCCACCGCTCCAACCTGATCGGCATGGGTGTGCTCCCGCTGCAGTACCCGGCCGGCGAGTCCGCTGCAACACTGGGCCTGACCGGTACGGAAACCTTTGCTGTTGAGGGCGTGACGGAGCTGAACAACGGCACCACGCCCAAGACGCTCAAGGTGACGGCAACGGCTGAGGACGGCACGTCCAAGTCCTTCGACGCTGTCCTGCGTATCGATACCCCGGGCGAAGCGGACTACTACCGCAACGGTGGCATCCTGCAGTACGTTCTGCGCCAGATCTCCGCGTAG
- a CDS encoding DUF402 domain-containing protein, translating into MMDERGPGSLQPGDLVVSRNRKFNGKAHWVVPGRYLGEDIHGWWVFQGAGEFCSRPGAAFYTASDAVLLVPRSGEFVATFYDDTYPGDFRIYVDLATSHSWNTIKPGVTEFHVIDMDLDVIRSTRHGVFVDDEDEFEQHRVAMGYPDETVAAMRAECAALLEAVAAMKAPFDVSGASTSAEWFRKGRA; encoded by the coding sequence GTGATGGACGAACGCGGGCCGGGCTCACTGCAGCCCGGCGACCTCGTTGTGTCGAGGAACAGGAAATTCAACGGTAAAGCCCACTGGGTGGTGCCGGGCAGGTACCTTGGCGAGGACATCCACGGCTGGTGGGTTTTCCAGGGCGCGGGGGAGTTCTGTTCCCGTCCCGGGGCGGCCTTCTACACGGCCTCGGACGCTGTCCTGCTGGTTCCGCGGAGTGGTGAGTTCGTAGCCACGTTCTACGACGACACCTACCCCGGGGACTTCCGGATCTATGTTGATCTGGCCACGTCCCACAGTTGGAACACCATCAAGCCCGGTGTAACGGAGTTCCATGTGATCGACATGGATCTGGACGTGATCCGTTCCACCCGCCACGGCGTGTTTGTTGACGATGAAGACGAGTTTGAGCAGCACCGGGTGGCCATGGGCTATCCGGACGAAACAGTGGCCGCTATGCGCGCGGAATGCGCAGCCCTCTTGGAGGCTGTAGCGGCCATGAAAGCACCCTTCGATGTCTCTGGTGCCAGTACCAGCGCCGAATGGTTCAGGAAAGGACGGGCATGA